In Paraburkholderia phenazinium, the following are encoded in one genomic region:
- a CDS encoding ABC transporter ATP-binding protein, with the protein MTTPLPDTIDILHVSKHYAQRGAALAVLDDITLRVRPGEFVSVLGSSGCGKSTLLRLIAGLDTDYGGEIRVAGEPVRDTSLERGIVFQDHRLFPWLTASQNILAALRNAPLSAKEKREAVAEHIELVGLAGFEQAYPHQLSGGMAQRVAIARGLVNRPRVLLLDEPFGALDALTRGRLQNELQRIWERERITMILVTHDVDEALYLGDRVVTMAPRPGRIKRVVEVALPRPRERSDPRFIRLREEVLADFAEDGTTAHHEADGPPPGGHPPNPPITEWRLAW; encoded by the coding sequence ATGACCACCCCTCTCCCCGACACCATCGACATTCTGCACGTCAGCAAGCACTACGCCCAGCGCGGTGCGGCCCTGGCGGTTCTCGACGACATTACGCTGCGGGTACGCCCCGGCGAATTCGTCAGCGTGCTCGGCTCGAGCGGATGCGGCAAGTCCACGCTGCTGCGGCTGATTGCCGGACTCGACACCGACTACGGCGGCGAGATCCGGGTCGCCGGCGAACCGGTGCGCGACACCTCGCTGGAACGCGGCATCGTGTTTCAGGACCACCGGCTGTTTCCGTGGCTGACGGCTTCGCAGAACATCCTCGCCGCGTTGAGGAATGCGCCGCTTTCGGCGAAGGAGAAACGCGAAGCGGTGGCGGAACACATTGAACTGGTAGGCCTCGCCGGCTTCGAGCAGGCCTACCCGCATCAACTCTCAGGCGGGATGGCGCAACGCGTCGCGATTGCCCGCGGCCTCGTCAACCGGCCACGCGTGCTGCTGCTCGACGAACCGTTCGGCGCGCTGGATGCACTCACTCGCGGCCGTCTGCAGAACGAATTACAGCGCATCTGGGAACGCGAGCGCATCACCATGATTCTGGTCACGCACGACGTCGACGAGGCGCTTTATCTCGGCGATCGCGTGGTCACCATGGCGCCGCGTCCAGGACGCATCAAACGCGTCGTCGAGGTCGCGCTGCCGCGACCGCGCGAGCGCAGCGATCCGCGCTTCATCCGTCTGCGCGAAGAAGTCCTGGCCGATTTCGCCGAGGACGGCACGACGGCGCACCACGAAGCGGATGGCCCACCTCCGGGCGGCCACCCGCCCAACCCGCCGATCACCGAATGGCGGCTCGCATGGTGA